Genomic segment of Gemmatimonadota bacterium:
CCCATGTCCAAACAACGACTCAACATCACGGTCGACCCCGACGTCATTGAGCGGGCTCGTCGGTACACTCAGCGCCACAACACCAGCATTTCCAGGCTCGTCACCGAGTTCTTGGCTCATCTCCCGGCCGGGGACGAGTTCGAGGAAACCCTGACCCCTACGGTCCGGCGCCTCCTGGGAGTGGCAAAAGGCGCGGGTGATCGCGAAGACTACCGGCGGCACCTCGTAGAGAAGTACGGCCAATGAGGCTGCTCCTCGACATTAACGTCCTTTTGGATGTCGTGCTCGAGCGCGATCCATGGGCCCGGCCCGCAGCGGAACTCCTCGCAGCTCTCGAAACGAACCAGGCCCAAGGCTTCGTCGCGGGCCACACCCTTCCCACAGTCTACTACGTCGTCGCCAGGAGCCGAGACCGAGACACGGCCATCACGGCCATGCATGACCTTCTCCGCCTTCTCGAAGTGGTCCCGGTCGAAAAACAGGACTTCTACCGCGCGCTATCCCTGCCGCTGAACGATTTCGAGGATGCGGTACAAGCCGCCGCCGCGTTCCGAATCGATGCGGAGTACTTGGTCACGCGCAACGAACCAGACTTCAAGGGCGCCTCCATCGCCACAGCCA
This window contains:
- a CDS encoding DUF6364 family protein translates to MSKQRLNITVDPDVIERARRYTQRHNTSISRLVTEFLAHLPAGDEFEETLTPTVRRLLGVAKGAGDREDYRRHLVEKYGQ
- a CDS encoding PIN domain-containing protein — translated: MRLLLDINVLLDVVLERDPWARPAAELLAALETNQAQGFVAGHTLPTVYYVVARSRDRDTAITAMHDLLRLLEVVPVEKQDFYRALSLPLNDFEDAVQAAAAFRIDAEYLVTRNEPDFKGASIATATPTTILSLL